One part of the Bacillus sp. FJAT-27916 genome encodes these proteins:
- a CDS encoding FecCD family ABC transporter permease, which translates to MSSREGKHGGVQMTALYAGSILFMAAAVIWGLLSGSAELSVGEIVGILLKNITGYEGFFDGQKNIEMIIWNIRLPRILLALLVGSALALAGAAFQGLLQNPLADPYTIGVSSGASVGAVIVLFFQVEIAFLGSYTLPLVAIMFSFASLFLVFGITKAASRTYANETIILSGIILNSFIGSVISLIIALSSGDQMREVLNWLMGSVALKNWGHIGLFFPFFAVGSAVILFHYRELNALALGDEAAQYGGMNVRRKKLTLLISAGLLTGAAVSVSGAIGFVGLVIPHLVRLVTGADHKHLIPLSMMIGGGYLVLADMVARTIVSPQELPIGVITALIGAPVFTYLLIRERIKRRKMAC; encoded by the coding sequence ATGAGCAGTAGAGAAGGAAAACATGGAGGAGTGCAGATGACTGCCCTTTACGCGGGCAGCATTTTGTTCATGGCGGCCGCGGTCATTTGGGGTCTTCTGAGTGGAAGTGCTGAATTGTCTGTAGGGGAGATTGTCGGCATTCTCCTCAAAAATATAACAGGGTATGAAGGATTCTTTGATGGTCAGAAAAATATCGAGATGATTATTTGGAATATTCGCTTGCCTCGCATTTTGCTGGCGTTATTGGTCGGTAGTGCCCTTGCCCTGGCAGGTGCGGCATTCCAAGGACTTTTGCAAAACCCGCTGGCTGATCCTTATACCATTGGTGTTTCATCAGGGGCCTCGGTTGGAGCGGTGATTGTCTTGTTCTTTCAGGTAGAAATTGCTTTCCTTGGATCCTATACATTGCCGCTAGTGGCAATTATGTTCAGTTTCGCCTCTTTGTTTCTGGTCTTTGGAATCACGAAAGCGGCGAGCAGGACATATGCGAATGAAACAATCATTTTATCAGGCATTATCTTGAACTCCTTCATTGGCTCGGTCATATCGCTCATTATTGCTCTATCATCGGGAGACCAAATGCGAGAGGTCTTGAATTGGCTGATGGGCAGTGTGGCTTTAAAAAACTGGGGGCATATTGGTCTATTCTTTCCATTCTTTGCAGTTGGTTCAGCCGTGATTTTGTTCCATTACAGGGAGTTGAATGCACTCGCACTTGGTGATGAAGCAGCTCAATATGGAGGGATGAATGTGAGAAGGAAAAAGCTGACTCTCCTGATCAGCGCTGGACTCCTGACAGGAGCGGCCGTATCAGTATCTGGTGCGATTGGCTTTGTCGGCTTAGTCATCCCGCATCTTGTCCGTTTAGTTACGGGGGCTGACCATAAACACCTCATTCCGCTGTCAATGATGATTGGCGGAGGATATTTGGTTCTTGCCGACATGGTGGCAAGAACCATCGTCAGCCCGCAGGAATTGCCAATTGGCGTGATTACCGCCTTGATTGGGGCGCCTGTGTTTACTTATTTACTCATAAGAGAACGAATAAAAAGAAGGAAAATGGCATGTTAA
- a CDS encoding ABC transporter ATP-binding protein — translation MLKVCSVSAGYRKEQMVLNDVSMQVKKGEFYALLGPNGSGKTTFIKAILDPRHLSVSGKVEIAGKKARDYSTEELARVTAVLSQEHTVSLDFTVEQIVLLGRYPYQGRGLFNTYKKEDHIIVEECLEKTNCLAFKHKYFQDLSGGEKQRVLLAKALAQSPKLLFLDEPTNHLDIKHSIELLDLLKELQLKNGLTIVAILHDLNLASLYADRLALLKGGQKVAEGEAGLLLDEPLLKSVYGVELISSLHPVTGKPQISFIPGYVKA, via the coding sequence ATGTTAAAAGTATGTAGCGTAAGCGCGGGGTACCGGAAAGAACAGATGGTTCTTAACGATGTTTCTATGCAAGTGAAAAAGGGTGAATTCTATGCTTTATTAGGTCCGAATGGGAGTGGAAAAACCACCTTCATTAAAGCGATTTTGGACCCGAGGCATCTTAGTGTGAGCGGAAAGGTTGAGATTGCCGGGAAAAAGGCGCGTGACTATAGCACTGAGGAGCTGGCTCGGGTGACGGCTGTCTTGAGTCAGGAGCATACTGTGAGTTTGGATTTCACGGTTGAGCAGATTGTTCTGCTTGGGCGTTATCCGTATCAAGGCAGGGGCCTATTTAATACATACAAGAAAGAAGACCATATCATTGTGGAAGAATGCCTTGAGAAAACGAATTGCCTTGCCTTTAAGCATAAATATTTTCAAGATTTAAGCGGAGGGGAAAAGCAGCGGGTATTGCTTGCAAAGGCATTGGCTCAATCACCTAAGCTGCTATTTTTGGATGAACCGACCAATCATCTTGATATTAAGCATTCGATTGAGCTGCTGGATTTATTGAAGGAGCTGCAGCTTAAGAATGGATTAACGATTGTGGCCATCCTGCATGATTTGAACCTTGCTTCGCTATACGCAGATCGGCTTGCTTTACTGAAGGGCGGTCAAAAGGTAGCGGAGGGGGAGGCAGGCCTTCTCTTAGATGAACCATTGCTGAAATCGGTGTATGGGGTAGAGCTGATCAGCTCGCTTCACCCGGTAACGGGAAAGCCGCAAATCTCTTTCATCCCTGGATATGTGAAAGCATAA
- a CDS encoding class I SAM-dependent methyltransferase, giving the protein MKLDRILPYARHLLEKAAGPGDVVIDGTMGNGHDTVFLSQLVGENGHVYSFDIQESALEQTRGRLEEKQLTKNVTLIHAGHEQVKAFIPAGTEIAGAIFNLGYLPGGDKEIITTAPTTISSVEQLLEMMKPEGIIVLVIYHGHPGGDIERDEILRFARSLPQDTAHVLEYKFINQRNNPPFIVAIEKR; this is encoded by the coding sequence ATGAAGCTTGACCGAATCCTTCCATATGCCCGCCACCTACTGGAAAAAGCAGCTGGTCCTGGAGATGTCGTCATTGACGGCACTATGGGAAACGGTCATGACACGGTCTTTCTCTCCCAGCTTGTCGGTGAGAATGGTCATGTATATAGCTTTGACATCCAGGAATCTGCCTTAGAGCAGACAAGAGGCCGGCTTGAAGAGAAACAGCTGACCAAAAATGTAACCTTGATCCATGCAGGTCATGAACAGGTTAAGGCATTCATTCCTGCTGGAACAGAAATAGCCGGAGCCATCTTCAATCTCGGCTATCTACCTGGCGGTGACAAAGAAATCATCACGACTGCTCCGACTACCATCTCAAGTGTCGAGCAGCTGCTTGAGATGATGAAGCCTGAAGGAATCATCGTCCTAGTCATTTACCATGGGCATCCAGGCGGGGATATAGAACGTGATGAGATTCTTCGATTTGCTCGCAGCCTTCCCCAGGACACAGCCCATGTCCTGGAATATAAATTCATAAATCAAAGGAATAATCCGCCTTTCATCGTCGCAATTGAGAAAAGGTAA
- a CDS encoding TIGR01212 family radical SAM protein (This family includes YhcC from E. coli K-12, an uncharacterized radical SAM protein.) — protein sequence MKQANPFPYASDDKRYHTWNYHLRNQFGHKVFKIALDGGFDCPNRDGTVAFGGCTFCSAAGSGDFAGNRAEDLKKQFADIKGKMHQKWKDGKYMAYFQAYTNTHAPVDVLREKFETVMNEEGVVGLSIATRPDCLPDDVVEYLAELNERTYLWLELGLQTVHEKTANIINRAHDYPTYVEGVNKLRKHGIRVCSHIINGLPLETPEMMMETAREVAKLDVQGIKIHLLHLLKGTPMVKQYEKGMLQFLSFEEYVSLVCDQLEILPPEMIIHRITGDGPIDLMVGPMWSVNKWEVLNAIDAELKRRNSYQGKFFVRDGGLATHEA from the coding sequence ATGAAACAGGCTAACCCTTTTCCATATGCTAGTGACGATAAACGTTATCATACATGGAATTACCATTTACGCAACCAATTTGGCCATAAGGTCTTCAAGATAGCATTAGACGGCGGCTTTGATTGCCCAAACCGTGACGGCACAGTCGCTTTTGGCGGCTGCACCTTCTGCAGTGCAGCAGGCTCAGGCGACTTCGCCGGAAACCGGGCGGAGGATTTGAAGAAGCAATTCGCCGACATCAAGGGGAAGATGCATCAGAAATGGAAGGACGGCAAATATATGGCTTACTTCCAAGCTTATACGAATACACATGCACCAGTTGATGTCTTGCGCGAGAAATTCGAGACGGTGATGAATGAGGAAGGCGTCGTTGGGTTGTCCATTGCGACAAGACCTGACTGCCTGCCGGATGATGTTGTTGAATATTTAGCGGAGCTGAATGAGCGCACATATCTTTGGCTTGAGCTTGGACTCCAAACCGTCCATGAGAAAACAGCGAACATCATTAACCGCGCCCATGACTATCCAACCTATGTCGAGGGAGTCAACAAGCTCCGCAAGCACGGCATTCGCGTCTGCAGCCATATCATCAACGGACTGCCTCTTGAGACACCGGAAATGATGATGGAAACCGCTCGTGAGGTCGCGAAGCTTGATGTGCAAGGAATTAAGATTCACCTCTTGCATTTGTTAAAAGGAACACCAATGGTGAAACAATACGAGAAAGGCATGCTTCAATTCCTTTCATTTGAGGAATATGTGAGCCTTGTCTGCGATCAGCTCGAAATTCTGCCTCCAGAGATGATTATTCACCGCATTACCGGCGACGGGCCAATTGATTTAATGGTCGGTCCGATGTGGAGCGTGAATAAATGGGAGGTCTTGAATGCAATCGATGCGGAATTGAAACGCCGTAACAGCTACCAAGGCAAGTTCTTTGTTCGTGATGGGGGATTGGCGACACATGAAGCTTGA
- a CDS encoding YtzC family protein, giving the protein MATHKSMDECLGRCENTLEYAQQQYEESAKQEHYNTDGYTDALMRLEDSFNELTVMKNSANDQQRDELDRMKIRVQDLQHAMVVRRR; this is encoded by the coding sequence ATGGCTACGCATAAATCCATGGATGAATGTTTAGGACGTTGTGAGAATACCCTTGAATACGCACAGCAGCAATATGAGGAATCAGCCAAACAGGAGCACTATAATACAGATGGCTATACTGATGCCCTTATGAGACTTGAGGATTCATTCAATGAACTAACGGTCATGAAAAACAGTGCGAATGACCAGCAGCGTGATGAACTCGATCGCATGAAAATTCGTGTGCAAGACCTTCAGCATGCAATGGTTGTAAGAAGACGATAA
- the leuS gene encoding leucine--tRNA ligase, with product MSFNHKEIEKKWQSYWEEHKTFKTTDHVGKRKFYALDMFPYPSGAGLHVGHPEGYTATDILSRLKRMQGYNVLHPIGWDAFGLPAEQYALDTGNDPEEFTAKNIETFKRQIKSLGFSYDWDREINTTDPDYYKWTQWIFLKLYEKGLAYMDEIPVNWCPALGTVLANEEVIDGKSERGGHPVIRKPMRQWILKITAYADRLIEDLEELDWPESIKDMQRNWIGRSEGASVNFTIDGTDKSFTVFTTRPDTLFGATYTVLSPEHPLVDEITTEAQKAEVEAYKQSIQSKSDLERTELSKEKTGAFTGAYAINPANGEKIPVWIADYVLMSYGTGAIMAVPAHDERDYEFAKKFELPIREVVAGGDIEKEAYAGEGEHVNSDFLNGLNKEEAIQKMIAWLEEKGIGEKKVTYRLRDWNFSRQRYWGEPIPIIHWEDGTMSAVPESELPLVLPKTSEIKPSGTGESPLAIIDEWVNVTDPETGRKGRRETNTMPQWAGSCWYFLRYIDPKNPNAIADPEKLKHWLPVDTYIGGAEHAVLHLLYARFWHKFLYDIGVVPTKEPFQKLFNQGMILGENNEKMSKSKGNVVNPDDIVESHGADTLRLYEMFMGPLDASIAWSTNGLDGSRRFLDRVWRLYINEDGTVNDKITESADTHLEKVYHQTVKKVTEDLENLHFNTAISQMMVFVNEAYKAEILPIQFMEGFVKLLSPICPHMTEELWSRLGHNDTLAYASWPAYDESKLVDNEVEIVIQINGKVRAKLQVPADITKEEMEKTVMENGKVLEQIDGKTVRKVIAIPGKLVNIVAN from the coding sequence ATGAGTTTCAATCATAAAGAGATTGAAAAGAAGTGGCAATCTTATTGGGAAGAACATAAAACGTTCAAAACGACTGATCATGTCGGAAAACGTAAATTTTACGCTTTGGATATGTTCCCGTATCCATCTGGAGCAGGTCTTCATGTTGGGCATCCAGAGGGCTATACAGCGACGGATATTCTCTCCCGATTGAAGCGGATGCAGGGCTATAATGTCCTTCATCCAATTGGATGGGATGCATTCGGTCTTCCTGCTGAGCAATATGCTCTTGATACAGGTAATGACCCGGAAGAATTTACAGCAAAGAATATTGAGACATTCAAACGCCAAATTAAATCCCTCGGATTCTCTTATGATTGGGACCGTGAAATCAACACGACAGATCCAGACTATTATAAATGGACACAATGGATTTTCTTGAAGCTGTATGAAAAAGGGCTTGCCTATATGGATGAGATTCCGGTTAACTGGTGCCCGGCGCTTGGAACGGTATTGGCGAATGAAGAAGTCATCGACGGCAAGAGTGAGCGCGGCGGCCACCCGGTTATCAGAAAGCCGATGCGTCAATGGATTTTGAAAATTACGGCTTATGCAGACCGTTTGATTGAAGATTTAGAAGAACTTGATTGGCCAGAAAGTATTAAAGATATGCAGCGCAACTGGATTGGCCGTTCAGAAGGGGCTTCTGTGAACTTTACGATTGACGGTACGGACAAATCGTTCACAGTCTTTACGACTCGTCCTGATACATTGTTCGGTGCGACTTACACAGTGCTTTCTCCAGAGCATCCGCTTGTGGATGAAATTACGACAGAGGCGCAAAAAGCAGAGGTTGAAGCTTACAAACAATCCATTCAATCGAAGAGCGACCTTGAGAGAACAGAGCTTTCTAAAGAGAAAACTGGTGCATTTACAGGTGCTTATGCCATTAATCCCGCAAACGGCGAGAAGATTCCAGTATGGATCGCCGATTATGTTCTTATGAGCTATGGAACTGGTGCAATCATGGCGGTTCCAGCCCATGATGAGCGTGATTATGAGTTCGCGAAGAAATTCGAGCTTCCAATTCGTGAGGTTGTCGCTGGCGGCGATATCGAAAAAGAAGCATATGCAGGAGAAGGAGAGCATGTAAACTCTGACTTCCTGAATGGATTGAATAAAGAAGAAGCCATTCAAAAGATGATTGCATGGCTTGAAGAAAAAGGCATCGGTGAGAAGAAGGTAACATACCGTCTTCGTGACTGGAACTTCTCCCGTCAGCGCTACTGGGGAGAGCCAATTCCTATCATCCATTGGGAGGACGGAACGATGTCAGCTGTTCCTGAGTCAGAGCTTCCGCTTGTACTTCCCAAAACATCCGAAATCAAACCATCTGGTACGGGTGAATCACCGCTTGCAATCATTGATGAGTGGGTGAATGTAACAGATCCTGAAACCGGACGTAAGGGCAGACGCGAAACCAATACAATGCCGCAATGGGCGGGCAGCTGCTGGTACTTCCTGCGCTATATCGATCCGAAAAACCCGAATGCAATCGCAGATCCTGAGAAGTTGAAGCATTGGCTTCCGGTTGATACGTATATCGGCGGCGCAGAGCATGCGGTTCTTCACTTGCTATATGCTCGTTTCTGGCATAAATTCCTTTATGATATCGGTGTTGTACCAACGAAGGAACCATTCCAAAAGCTATTTAACCAAGGAATGATCCTTGGTGAGAATAATGAGAAGATGAGTAAATCAAAGGGTAATGTCGTGAACCCGGATGATATCGTTGAAAGCCATGGAGCAGACACACTTCGTCTATATGAAATGTTCATGGGACCGCTTGATGCATCCATCGCATGGTCAACAAATGGACTCGACGGCTCAAGACGTTTCCTTGACCGTGTATGGAGACTGTATATCAATGAAGATGGAACAGTAAATGATAAGATTACAGAATCAGCGGACACACATCTTGAGAAGGTATATCATCAAACTGTGAAGAAAGTGACAGAGGATCTTGAGAATCTGCACTTTAATACGGCGATTTCTCAAATGATGGTATTCGTGAATGAAGCGTACAAAGCAGAGATTCTTCCAATTCAATTCATGGAAGGCTTCGTGAAGCTACTTTCACCAATCTGCCCGCATATGACAGAAGAGCTTTGGAGCCGACTAGGCCATAATGATACGCTTGCCTATGCATCTTGGCCCGCATATGATGAAAGCAAGCTGGTCGATAATGAAGTCGAAATCGTGATCCAGATTAATGGGAAAGTGAGAGCGAAGCTTCAAGTTCCTGCTGATATTACAAAGGAAGAAATGGAGAAAACGGTTATGGAGAATGGAAAGGTCCTCGAGCAAATCGATGGCAAAACTGTTCGTAAAGTGATCGCGATTCCTGGAAAACTTGTTAATATCGTCGCAAACTAA
- a CDS encoding sporulation protein Cse60, with translation MIQVKMFDYEHEKDLENGMNHFLGQIREDQIVDIKYEIAAFGEEEEENQIYCFSAMVIYRK, from the coding sequence ATGATACAAGTGAAGATGTTTGATTATGAACATGAAAAAGACTTGGAAAATGGGATGAATCACTTCCTAGGACAGATTAGGGAGGACCAAATCGTCGACATTAAGTATGAAATTGCCGCTTTTGGAGAAGAAGAGGAAGAAAATCAGATTTATTGCTTTAGTGCAATGGTCATTTATCGTAAATAA
- a CDS encoding hemolysin family protein yields the protein MTTIYLIAFVILIILTAFFVATEFAIVKVRSSKIDQLVAEGKKGALSAKKVTTHLDEYLSACQLGITVTALGLGWIGEPTFEVILSPLFELMGLNMEVTHIMSLAVAFIIVTFIHVVVGELAPKTIAIQKAETMTLFLSPLIILFYRILYPFIWLLNGSARLLVKLIGFQPASEHENSYSEEELRLLLADSYKKGSINKNEYKYVNNIFEFDERKAREIMVPRTEIVSISKDDSIEEVFSIIQEERYTRFPVEDGDKDNIVGFLNAKEFLTEMHLKKDVTLESLISPVISVIETIPIHDLLVKMQKERTHIAILIDEYGGTSGLVTAEDIIEEIVGEIRDEFDETEVPDIRKLGTNHYIVSAKLLIDDINELLGIEISNEVVDTIGGWFLSNHFEIQDGTEVEAEGHIFKIHEHEGNHIHYLEIKKADK from the coding sequence TTGACTACCATCTATTTAATCGCTTTTGTAATCCTAATCATCTTAACCGCCTTTTTCGTTGCAACTGAGTTTGCCATCGTAAAGGTGCGTTCCTCAAAGATTGACCAGCTTGTCGCTGAAGGCAAGAAGGGCGCTTTGTCCGCAAAGAAAGTAACAACCCACCTGGACGAATATTTATCTGCCTGCCAGCTCGGAATTACGGTTACGGCACTCGGTCTAGGGTGGATTGGAGAACCGACATTTGAGGTAATCCTTTCTCCCCTATTTGAACTGATGGGTCTCAATATGGAGGTCACTCACATTATGTCCCTTGCCGTTGCCTTTATCATCGTGACGTTTATTCACGTGGTCGTGGGCGAACTGGCTCCTAAGACAATTGCCATCCAAAAGGCAGAAACGATGACGCTATTCCTGTCACCGCTGATTATTTTGTTCTACCGTATCCTATATCCATTTATCTGGCTTTTGAATGGTTCAGCTCGTTTACTCGTCAAGCTGATTGGTTTCCAGCCGGCTTCAGAGCACGAGAACAGCTATTCAGAAGAGGAGCTTCGCCTATTGCTGGCAGACAGCTACAAAAAAGGCTCCATTAATAAGAATGAATACAAATATGTAAACAATATTTTTGAATTTGACGAACGGAAAGCAAGAGAAATCATGGTACCGCGTACAGAAATCGTCAGCATATCAAAGGATGACTCCATCGAAGAGGTATTCTCCATCATTCAAGAAGAGCGTTATACACGTTTTCCTGTAGAAGATGGCGACAAGGATAATATCGTCGGATTCTTGAATGCGAAAGAATTCTTGACTGAAATGCATTTGAAGAAGGATGTCACACTCGAATCATTAATCAGTCCAGTCATTAGTGTCATTGAGACCATACCAATCCATGACCTTCTTGTAAAAATGCAAAAGGAACGCACTCATATCGCCATCTTAATCGATGAATATGGCGGCACATCCGGATTGGTTACTGCAGAGGATATCATTGAAGAAATCGTCGGAGAAATCCGTGATGAATTCGACGAAACAGAGGTACCTGATATCCGCAAGCTTGGAACAAACCACTATATCGTAAGTGCCAAGCTTCTCATCGATGATATCAATGAGCTGCTTGGTATCGAGATTTCAAATGAGGTCGTTGACACAATCGGCGGCTGGTTCCTATCAAACCATTTCGAAATCCAAGATGGCACTGAGGTTGAAGCAGAGGGCCACATCTTTAAGATTCATGAACATGAAGGCAACCATATTCACTATCTTGAGATCAAGAAAGCCGATAAATAA
- a CDS encoding VanZ family protein, whose amino-acid sequence MNLLERVANSKIMTAFLYLLFAAYLLLLSYLLFFGYYRQDIRVEDYNLTPFETIKMYIIYMDYFSFRIWFTNLFGNIIAFMPLGFLLPLLSERWKGAIKITIFSFFVSLTVETIQLVFHVGGFDVDDMILNTIGGLFGYMLLKILQSAAAAVLIQSKVHK is encoded by the coding sequence ATGAATCTTCTAGAACGAGTAGCCAACAGCAAGATAATGACTGCCTTCCTATATCTCTTATTTGCTGCTTATCTTTTACTCTTATCCTATCTATTATTTTTTGGCTATTATCGTCAGGATATCCGAGTGGAGGATTATAACCTGACACCGTTTGAGACCATCAAAATGTATATCATTTATATGGATTACTTTAGTTTCCGTATATGGTTCACCAATCTATTCGGTAATATTATTGCCTTTATGCCGCTAGGCTTTTTACTTCCCCTTCTCTCAGAGCGCTGGAAAGGGGCAATTAAGATTACCATATTCTCTTTCTTCGTGTCCCTTACTGTGGAAACCATTCAGCTCGTTTTCCATGTAGGGGGCTTTGATGTGGATGACATGATCTTAAACACCATCGGAGGTCTTTTTGGGTACATGCTGCTCAAGATTCTCCAATCTGCCGCTGCGGCTGTGCTTATTCAAAGCAAGGTGCACAAATAA
- a CDS encoding NAD(P)/FAD-dependent oxidoreductase, with the protein MKYDVVIIGGGPSGLMAAIAAAEKGSSTLLIDKGSKLGRKLAISGGGRCNVTNRLPVEEIIRHIPGNGKFLYGAFSEFDNEGIISFFKELGVELKEEDHGRMFPVNDKAQSVVDAMVGRLLELGAHVRTDCPVSDVLYEDGHVKGIQTKEGELIETSSVVLAVGGKSVPHTGSTGDGYAWAEKAGHTVTELFPTEVPLTSSETFIQNKALQGLSLRDVSISVLNPKGKALITHRMDMIFTHFGLSGPGVLRCSQFVVKALKKWKLKEVIVQIDALPDMNAEQLFQQIIQTIKTDDKKAVKNSLKGLLPERYLLFLLERNQIDPAAQGATISHDKWRSFCQDIKKFPVAVNGTLSLDKAFVTGGGISVKEVEPKTMASKLMPGLFFCGEILDIHGYTGGYNITSALVTGRLAGINAAMNAQTRQ; encoded by the coding sequence ATGAAATATGATGTTGTGATTATTGGTGGAGGCCCCTCTGGACTTATGGCTGCCATAGCAGCCGCAGAGAAGGGGTCTTCTACGCTGTTAATTGATAAAGGGTCCAAACTCGGCAGAAAATTAGCCATCTCAGGCGGAGGACGCTGCAATGTAACGAATCGTCTGCCTGTTGAAGAGATTATCCGCCATATCCCAGGAAACGGAAAATTCCTTTATGGAGCTTTTTCCGAATTTGATAATGAAGGAATCATATCCTTCTTCAAAGAGCTTGGCGTAGAACTTAAGGAAGAAGACCATGGGCGGATGTTCCCTGTTAACGACAAGGCTCAATCCGTTGTCGATGCCATGGTTGGGCGTCTGCTCGAGCTTGGTGCACACGTCCGTACCGATTGTCCTGTCAGTGATGTCCTCTATGAGGACGGTCATGTTAAAGGTATCCAGACAAAAGAAGGAGAACTTATTGAAACGAGTTCAGTCGTCCTAGCAGTCGGGGGTAAATCCGTTCCGCATACAGGTTCAACCGGAGATGGATATGCCTGGGCAGAGAAAGCCGGTCATACAGTAACTGAGCTTTTCCCAACGGAGGTGCCTTTAACCTCCAGTGAGACATTCATCCAAAATAAAGCATTACAGGGTCTCTCCTTACGCGACGTATCCATCAGTGTATTGAATCCAAAGGGCAAGGCGCTCATTACCCATCGCATGGACATGATCTTTACCCATTTTGGCTTATCAGGTCCAGGCGTGCTTAGATGCAGCCAGTTTGTTGTCAAGGCACTGAAGAAATGGAAGCTAAAAGAAGTTATCGTCCAAATTGATGCACTGCCGGATATGAATGCGGAGCAATTGTTCCAGCAAATCATTCAAACCATTAAGACAGATGATAAGAAGGCAGTGAAAAATAGCCTGAAGGGACTTCTCCCTGAACGTTATCTATTATTTCTGCTGGAAAGGAATCAAATTGACCCGGCTGCACAGGGGGCAACTATCTCCCACGATAAATGGCGTTCATTCTGTCAAGATATCAAGAAATTCCCAGTGGCTGTAAACGGCACACTCTCTCTGGATAAGGCATTTGTCACCGGCGGGGGGATATCTGTCAAAGAAGTAGAGCCGAAAACTATGGCCAGCAAGCTCATGCCAGGTTTATTCTTCTGCGGCGAAATATTAGATATTCACGGGTACACTGGAGGCTACAATATTACCTCTGCCCTCGTTACCGGACGTCTTGCAGGAATCAACGCAGCCATGAATGCACAAACAAGACAATAG